A region of Lycium barbarum isolate Lr01 chromosome 3, ASM1917538v2, whole genome shotgun sequence DNA encodes the following proteins:
- the LOC132630400 gene encoding laccase-17-like, with protein sequence MGATGICLVSLIALCLLHSVLAETRHYKFEIKMQNVTRLCHTKSMVTVNGKFPGTRIVAREGDRLEIEVINNVQNNISIHWHGIRQLRSGWADGPAYITQCPIQTGQRYVYNFTIVGQRGTFWWHAHISWLRSTVYGPIIILPKKTTPYPFAKPHKEVPILFGEWFSVDTEAIIAQALQTGGGPNVSDAYTINGLPGPLYNCSSKDTFKLKVKPGKTYLLRLINAALNDDLFFSIANHTFRIIDADGVYVKPFETNTLIITPGQTYNVLLKTKPHFPNATFYMTARPYVTGPGTFDNSTVAGILEYESKLKPHLRSLPLFKPLLPALNDTNFVTNFTSKLRSLATSQFPANVPLNVDKHLFFTVGLGTSPCDQNKTCQGPNGTKFSASINNVSLILPTTALLQSHFFGQSKGVYKPEFPYSPLNWFNYTGNPPNNTLVNNDTKLMVLPFNTSVELVMQDTSILGAESHPLHLHGFNFFIVGQGFGNFDPNKDPSTFNLVDPIERNTVGVPSGGWVAIRFLADNPGVWFMHCHLEVHTSWGLRMAWLVLDGKLPNQKLPPPPMDLPKC encoded by the exons ATGGGTGCAACTGGAATTTGTCTTGTCTCCCTGATTGCATTATGTCTCCTCCATAGCGTTTTAGCTGAGACCAGGCACTATAAATTTGaa ATCAAAATGCAAAATGTGACAAGACTATGCCACACCAAGAGTATGGTTACAGTGAACGGAAAATTCCCAGGCACTCGCATTGTGGCAAGGGAAGGTGATCGTCTTGAAATCGAGGTGATCAATAATGTCCAAAACAACATCTCCATCCATTG GCATGGAATTCGACAGCTTCGTAGTGGATGGGCAGATGGACCGGCATATATAACACAATGTCCAATTCAAACTGGTCAGAGATATGTGTATAACTTCACTATAGTTGGCCAGAGAGGAACTTTTTGGTGGCATGCACATATTTCATGGTTGAGATCAACTGTTTATGGTCCAATAATCATTCTTCCAAAGAAAACTACTCCTTATCCATTTGCCAAACCCCACAAAGAAGTTCCTATCCTCTTTG GAGAGTGGTTCAGTGTAGACACTGAAGCTATAATTGCCCAAGCTTTGCAAACAGGTGGAGGTCCAAATGTTTCTGATGCTTACACTATCAATGGACTTCCTGGCCCTTTGTATAATTGCTCCAGCAAAG ATACTTTTAAGCTGAAGGTGAAACCTGGAAAAACTTACCTTCTTCGATTGATCAATGCTGCCCTTAATGACGATCTTTTCTTCAGCATTGCAAATCACACTTTCCGAATTATCGATGCTGACGGAGTTTATGTTAAACCCTTTGAAACAAATACACTTATTATTACACCAGGACAAACCTATAACGTTCTTCTCAAAACTAAACCTCATTTTCCTAATGCCACATTTTACATGACTGCTCGGCCATATGTGACAGGTCCTGGCACATTTGACAACTCCACAGTTGCTGGAATTTTAGAGTATGAATCAAAATTAAAACCCCATTTGAGAAGTCTACCACTCTTTAAGCCATTATTACCGGCTCTCAACGACACAAATTTTGTCACCAATTTTACAAGTAAATTAAGAAGTCTCGCGACTTCTCAATTCCCTGCTAATGTACCTCTAAATGTCGACAAACATTTGTTTTTCACAGTAGGTCTTGGAACAAGTCCTTGTGATCAAAACAAAACTTGCCAAGGACCTAATGGCACAAAATTCTCAGCTTCAATCAATAATGTGTCACTTATACTACCTACAACTGCACTTCTCCAATCTCATTTCTTTGGGCAATCCAAAGGTGTATACAAGCCTGAGTTTCCTTATAGTCCTTTAAATTGGTTTAACTATACCGGAAACCCTCCAAATAACACCCTAGTTAACAATGATACAAAACTCATGGTTTTACCATTTAACACTAGTGTAGAGCTAGTAATGCAAGATACAAGCATTCTTGGTGCTGAAAGTCATCCTCTTCATCTTCACGGATTCAACTTCTTTATTGTTGGCCAAGGGTTTGGGAATTTTGACCCTAATAAGGATCCATCAACTTTCAACCTTGTTGACCCTATTGAGAGGAACACTGTGGGTGTCCCTTCTGGTGGTTGGGTTGCTATTCGATTTCTTGCCGATAACCCAG GAGTATGGTTTATGCATTGTCACCTGGAAGTTCACACAAGTTGGGGATTGAGGATGGCATGGTTGGTTCTTGATGGAAAACTTCCAAATCAAAAGTTGCCTCCTCCACCAATGGACCTTCCCAAGTGTTGA